In the Populus trichocarpa isolate Nisqually-1 chromosome 1, P.trichocarpa_v4.1, whole genome shotgun sequence genome, ATCACCTGCATAGTCACTATCTGTGAATGCGCGCAACTCGTCCATCCCATCCCTTTTGTATAGAATGCCAAAATTTGTTGTGCCTTGCAAGTATCTCAGTATTCTCTTAGCAGCTTGTAGGTGCAACTCGGTAGGTCTAGACATAAATCGGCTGATCAAGCTTACACTGAACATCATATCTGGTCGAGTTGTTGTGAGATACATTAAGCTCCCTACAATTTGCTTGTAGTAAGATTCATCAACTTGTACTCCTTGATCATCCTTGTTTAGTTTGACACCTGGCACAATCGGGTTGCTAACTGGATTACTTTCTGCCATACCAAAACGCTTCAGCACTTCTATAGCATACTTCTTTTGGCAAATAAAATTGCCATTGGCTTTTTGTATGACTTCTATCCCAAGAAAGAATCGCATCTTTCCCATATCCGTCATATCAAAAACATTCAtcattgatgatttaaaatCATTCATCATGTCTTCATCATTACCTGTATATATCAAATCGTCAACATAAATACTCACAATGATCATCTTGCCTTCTGCTCCCTTTTTAATGAATAGTGTGTGCTCATTTGGGCATGTTTCAAAGCCTTCATCTTTGAAGTATGCTGCGATACGACTAAACCATGCTCGTGGGGCTTGTTTTAGTCCATATAGAGCTTTGTGTAATTGATAAACCTTTCCTTCACTGCCCTTCTTCTCATACCCCTTTGGTTGTTCAACAAAAACATTATCGCTGAGTTTACCATGTAAAAATGCGGACTTGACATCCAATTGATagattttccattttctttgagCTGCTAGTGCCACAATCATTCGTACTGTGTCCATCCTTGCTACTGGGGCAAATACTTCGGTGTAATCCACTCCATATTGTTGAGAGTAACCCTTTGCTACTAATCGGGCTTTATATTTGTCTACCTCCCCAAGCTCattcaatttagttttgtaaagcCATTTGACTCCAATTTTCTTGGCTCCGGCTGGTAGGTCTGTAAGTGTCCAGGTCTGATTTTTCTCAATTGAATTGATCTCTGAATCCATTGCTTTTCTCCACCTTGAGCTTGCTACTGCATCTTCATAGTTTATAGGGTCTGCACCTTGCATTACAGTCATGTTgatctcattttcttcttcataacgTTGATGGCTGCAGACATAGTCTGACATCCATCTCGGTTTTTGTTGAAGTCTGCTACTACTTCTTGTTATGGATCCTTCTGCAATTGATGTGTCACTCACCATAATGCCCTCAGCTGCATTTGACGTGTCATTCCTCAACTCAGCTTCTGCAGCTGTGACTACATCTTCATCCCCAATCACTGCTGCATCTGCAGCAGCTTCTGCTTCCCCTGTCACTGCAacttcatttcctgttattgcATCATTGTTGGTGTCACTAGCCATCAAATCTTCATCCACTGCATCACTCTCAGCTGATCCACCATCACTGTCATTTGCTCCACTGTctgaattttcttcttcatcaatttccacttCATCAATGTCTCCCCACTCAAGGCTTTGCTGTATTTGATCCTCATAGCTTGCATCCCAATTCCACCTCTTTCCTTCTTCAAATATAACGTCCCTACTGATAATTATTTTCTGTGCAATTGGATCATAGAGCCTGTATCCCTTGGATTCTTCACTGACACCCAATAATACACATGTAAAGCTTCTGTTATCCAGCTTGATACGTTTGGCTTCAGGCACATGCACATGTGCCAAGCAACCGAAAATTCTGAAATGCTCCACAGAAGGTTTTGCACCTGTCCATGCTTCTTCTGGAGTGGTATCTTTGACTGCTAATGTGGGACATCGATTCAGCACATAAACTGACCATTGCACTGCCTCAGGCCAGAAAGATTTTGGGATTTTCTTTTCTGAGAGCATTGCCCGAACCATGTTCATCACCGTACGATTTTTCCTCTCAGCcactccattttgttgtggagtgcATGTTGTGGTCAGTTGGCGTCTTATTCCATTATGTCTACAGAATTCTTTAAATTCATTTGAATTGAACTCCCCCCCTCTATCCGTACGTAGACATTTAATAAATTTCCCAGTATCCTTTTCTACCATCTTCTTAAAGCATTGAAAGACATATAATGATTCTGATTTTTCTGTCAGAAAATATACCCATGCTTTTCtacagaaatcatcaatgaagcaTAGAAAATACCTCTTCTTGCTATTAGAAATGGGGGTCACTGGACCACAAATATCAGCATGCACAAGCTGTAATTTTTCGGTGGCTCTCCATGTGCTCTTCTTTGGGATGCTGTTGCGATGTTGTTTTCCAATTAGACAGTCAGTGCAAGTCTCTGTGGTAGGTGTTAGCTTTGGCATTCCTCGAACCATATTCTTGTTCTGTAAGATCTCCAGACCCCGATGGCTCAAATGGCCATACCTACTATGCCATAGCTGGGTGACATTTGATGTTGGTGAATTTGTGAGAAAACAGGCATCATTTCTCTCTTGCGTGTTTGCCAACAGTATGAACATTTTATTTGCAGACATGCTGGTTTGAATGATCATGCCCCTCTTCGGGTGATAAATCTTGCACATCCCTGCGTGAAATAAAAATGCAAGTCCCTTCTCCTGCATTTGTCCCACACTCAGCAGGTTGTTGTGTAATTCTGGAACATAAAACACATCAGTGATGATGTGATTCATGCCATTCAATTTAAGTGTAATTTTTCCTTTCCCTTCCACAGAAATTCTGGTGTTGTTACCAAGTTTGACTTGCTGCTTAAATCCTCTGTTCAATTCACTGAATTTTTCTGCATCTCCGCTCATGTGGTTTGAACAACCAGAGTCCAAGAACCAAACATCTCCACGCTTTGCTTCATTCATCTCCACCAAAGACATTAGCAGCAATTCTTCATCTGCTTCAACATAATTAGCCTCCCAATTTGGACATTCATATTTATAGTGCCCGAGCTTGTGGCATCTATAACACTCTATTATAGCTTTGTTAATAAATCCACGTCCTCTCCCGTATCCTCTTCCTCTATATGTATTCCTGCTACGTCCTCCTCTGCCTTGTCCCTCATCAAATGTAACTTTCAAGGCTTGATCTTCACTGTTAGTCCTTCGAAACTTCTGTTCGTGCACAATCAATGAGCTTTGTAGCTCATCCATAGAAAGGAGATCAATGTCTTTGGATTCCTCTATGGAACAgacaatataattgaatttgtcTGTGAGAGTGCGTAAAATCTTTTCTACAATCTTCACATCTTGCATATCTTCTCCATAATTGCGCATATCATTTGCCACCATCATGACTCTGGAGAAATAATCAGTGACTGATTCACCAATCTTCATTTCTAGCACCTCAAAATCTCTGCGAAGTGCCTGAAGTTGAGCACGCTTGACTCTCGTATTcccttgatattttgttttcattgattCCCACAGCTGCTTGGAAGTGTCTTTCTGCAGAATAGTCTTCAAGATTGACTTGTCGATTGACTGGAAAAGGTAGTTTTTAACCTTTAGATCCTTGAGTTTGCAGTCCTCAAGGTGTCTCTTTTGTGCAGCAGTCAATGTTTCTCCTTCATCAGGTTCTGTAAATCCAGTTTCAATGCAGCTCCAGTATTCTTTTGATCTCAGAAGATTCTCCATCAATAGGCTCCAGTGATCATAGTCCCCATTGAACCTAGGAATGCTCAAAAAATTTTGCCCTTCAGCAGCCATTTCTCAGTTCACTCTTTACTCTTTTTCTCTCGGTGGTTCTCACAATCTTCTCACagtgtttctctcttctcactctgtttctcttctctcaGTTCACTCTAATACTTCACTCTTTTCTCTTGGTGTTTCTCACAATCTCCTCAcagtgtttctctcttttaggATACTGCTGTTCCTAAACTCTCTCACTCAGAATTCTCTCAacctggctctgataccactttgttACACTTAATGAACAAGAATAGCAGCTTGCTTAAAGTGTGCACAAAATGATTAAGGTTGCTTTGTTATTGAATGATAAGTGTGGCTCATTATATAGCCTTACAATGGTAACGGGAAACAAATAAAGTGCAGTATTATGAGGAATCTCACAATATCAGGTAACAATATTCCTAGAGACTAGGACAACTCTATAGACTAGGAGTTTTATTCTAACAGAAAAGACTTGGTAAACATCTTAATTTAAGCAACCAGCTTCATCAGAATTTGGGTGATCCAGCATTTTCCTGGTTCTCAGTGCAAACCAACAGCTGATAAGACCTTGAAATTTTAGACAGAATATCAACACAACTTCTTGAAGAAATCCATTGTACAAAAGGCACACATGCACGTGTGTGAGTACAAAAGGAAAGAGTTGACTACGACCTATGGGACAGATAATGCACAACATATAATGCAATTGAAATTATAAAGGGAGAGGGAGTGACGCTGAACATACTCCCATGGTGGTTCAATATCTTTGTTCCATAAACCCTGCAAATTTGCCACCTGAGTTCTAGGCCTTGAACAAGAAATAAGCAAGTAACGACCGTATAGAAATAATAGCACCATGCACCAAAGAAGGATCTTCATCAGTTTTGAAGGATTTCACCCTCTCTGCTGTTGAAACTGTATCATCTTCACttcttttgaaagataaatcGTTATTATAAGCCATAAGTTTCTTCACATGCAGAGTTGCATTTCCTGAAACACTCTTGGAACTTTTCAAAAGCTGGAGTGAAACACGATGAAAAAGACTCCGATAATCATCCAAGTGATGTGCATATAGATCAGTGCACGACAAATTGCTAATTGACTTTAATGCACTCAGGGAGTCAGAAGCAGGGTCCTTCTTGGAATCTATAGGCTTAGTGATGGCCCATCAAATGAAGAGGAAGACGCTAAAAGCAAAACAGCCCAGTCTGAACCTTCAACCTTCAACTTCCTGCCATCCAAAATATGAACTACTCCTCCACTTTTACTCATCTGTAAATCAAGAATTGCAGAAAACTGAATTCCCTTTCGATTGTCATTTGcactgaatttaataaaaaaaggttaagcaCTAAAACCAAAATGCCATAATCAAGTAATCAACGACTAAGggcgtgtttggtattgcggtagcttttgtggttgtggagTAAAAAAAGCAGTTTAATAAAAAGTGCTTTTTGTgaggttgatttaaaaaaaaactggtgtttggttaaaactgtggttgaaattgtggttttaaaaaaagcagtttcttgtgtttggttaaaatattgtggttgaaattgtggtcgaaaaaaaagcaattttgtgtttggtaaaactgtggttaaaaaaaaatatgttcttgttttttgttaatatgctttgtattttatatttgatttgaattaattaaaaggacatagataaatgcatatatataattccaaaacataggtgttttgtaattatgattacataacaaaatgaaaaatcctCATACATTAATGTACTcctttattgttccattaaactatttgcaaTTCCATCGCGTACAAAATCCATACGTGAAGGCCTCTGTGAGCCTTGAACGGCCGAAGCCTGaacaatatcaggtaaaaaGTCATCTGGAATTAAATTGGGGTTGTGATCATACTCGGAAAAAACTGCATCATCTTGCGAACTccttctaatatagttatgtagTGCCATTGATGTAACTACAATCTCAACTTGTGTCTTGTATGGATAAGCAGgcatgttttgcaaaattttccaCCTCTGTTTCCATACCCCAAAAGAATGTTCGATCACGTTACGTAGTGACGAGTGTGCACGATTAAACACTTCTTTCCGACCACTTGGTTGTCCACGACGCCTAAATTCTTGGAAGTGATACCTCTCGCCTTTATAGGGACCCAAATACCCATACTCGTTTGGATATCCAGCATCAACCAAATAGTATTTGTCtgcaaaaaataacatgtaattttaaacaaaactggaaaaaaattatattccttcaattaccaaatcttcaatttagtcaAAATCACAACCTTCCGGAGGTTTTGGAAATTTGATATTGCTACTGTCAATAGCCTCAAGAAAAATACGCGTATCGTGTGCACTGCCTTCCCATCCTGCCCACACGAACATGAATTGCATGTCGAAACTACAAGCAGCCATGACATTTTGTGTTGGTACACCTTTTCGTCCAATAAATGGAATTTGATTTGCAGATGGTATGCAGGCACGAACATGTGTTCCATCAATTGCACCGACACAATTCTACATGCcacaaaaacatttataatacTCATAAACATTTATAACATATTTCATACTCCTCTgaacaatttaattaaactagttaattataaaaaaaaattcatcttaccTTGAAATGTGGCATAAATCTTGGATTCATAGCAATTTCTCTTGGTGTGCTCGTAAATTGTGGATCTACTGGTTTTATGACTTCCACAGCAAACAAACGTAATGATTTAAGCACTTCTTTAAAACATCTACTAATAGTTTCACCTGAATGCTGGAATCTTTCCTGCACTTGTCTATTTGACGCCCCAACTGCTATTGTAAATAGAAACATTAACACCTTTTCAATAACGCTCATTTTTCTTGACGGTTTTAAGCCATGGTGCGTTTCTAATTCGGTGCACAAACTCAACAAAGTGGTTGCGTCCATCCTGAACATGTTAACACTTCGTTTCCAATGACCTCTTAAAACCTCCGACAACCAACGCATCCCTGTGTTATAGGAAACCATACATGGttctttatacatataattaatataatacgtGTTTATAGCTCCAACTGtgcatataattatttttttcctatcaaaatgCCTCCTTATAATAAATGCTTCGTCACCATCACTGTCATCGTCAAcgtcgtcgtcatcatcatcgtcattaCTGTCGTCGGAGTCGTTTCCATTACTATCATCTCCGGCACCATCAACTGAAGCACCACTACCTTCAcaactaggataattaatttggtCTACAATGCGGTTCATTACATTATCAAAATTACCATCGAAATCTTCATTAAATATGTCATTAAATCGTGGATCATCCATAACTTCAATTACatgtaaacaagaaaaaaattatatgttgttaataaaaaactttaaataattaaatatcattcaataaaaaaactatcaaagagTTGGTGCGACATAAGTTTTTTCCATACCT is a window encoding:
- the LOC127904004 gene encoding protein ALP1-like — its product is MDDPRFNDIFNEDFDGNFDNVMNRIVDQINYPSCEGSGASVDGAGDDSNGNDSDDSNDDDDDDDVDDDSDGMRWLSEVLRGHWKRSVNMFRMDATTLLSLCTELETHHGLKPSRKMSVIEKVLMFLFTIAVGASNRQVQERFQHSGETISRCFKEVLKSLRLFAVEVIKPVDPQFTSTPREIAMNPRFMPHFKNCVGAIDGTHVRACIPSANQIPFIGRKGVPTQNVMAACSFDMQFMFVWAGWEGSAHDTRIFLEAIDSSNIKFPKPPEGCDFD